A part of Halobaculum sp. MBLA0143 genomic DNA contains:
- a CDS encoding HalX domain-containing protein yields the protein MTRSVLVVEDESQVADLYRSYLEDDYDVTVAETGAEALSAIDADTDAVLLDRRLPDHPGSEVLREIRDRGLDCRVAMVTAVEPDTDIVQMGFDLYLVKPATRDDIRTVVERLETRASYDERLQEVASLVTKRAVLEAERTAAELDASEEYGELLDQIDDLQSELADLSEAFSPDDYRLLFREIGDEHGSESA from the coding sequence GTGACACGCAGTGTTCTCGTCGTCGAGGACGAGTCGCAGGTGGCAGACCTGTATCGGAGCTACCTGGAGGACGACTACGACGTGACAGTCGCGGAGACGGGCGCGGAGGCGTTGTCGGCGATCGACGCCGACACGGACGCCGTGCTCTTGGACCGCCGGCTCCCGGACCACCCGGGGTCGGAGGTGCTACGCGAGATCCGCGACAGAGGGCTCGACTGTCGGGTGGCGATGGTCACCGCCGTCGAGCCGGACACGGACATCGTCCAGATGGGGTTCGACCTCTACCTCGTGAAGCCCGCCACCCGAGATGACATCCGGACGGTCGTCGAACGACTGGAGACCCGCGCCAGCTACGACGAGCGGCTCCAAGAGGTGGCGTCGCTCGTCACCAAGCGCGCGGTGTTGGAGGCCGAACGCACCGCAGCCGAGCTCGACGCGAGCGAGGAGTACGGCGAGCTACTCGACCAGATCGACGACCTCCAGTCGGAGCTCGCGGATCTCTCGGAGGCGTTCTCGCCGGACGACTACCGACTCCTCTTCCGGGAGATCGGCGACGAACACGGCTCCGAGTCGGCGTAG
- a CDS encoding DUF5821 family protein, whose translation MPTIERHEVETFRELFDTAEGTLYAFDPPVQLLSSFVVAASRYDETTPPIRVLAGATTLRRFTRDFEAAATAAELSAEGRLSVRTDETTEGTTVFATAEAVFVPVIVGEADTAVAARRATFAADVFETCRHAWETRDPFRLTTPSLSTVRETLTTEFGRAAAADFEAALSTVTRAPDPTAFDPASVVVMIAARHEQLHYDVTRWGNEIGLASKATFSRKKTRLEELGVVTTDTESVPTGRPRQRLSLTEQYERRVEESGIDSLVAAVLY comes from the coding sequence ATGCCGACTATCGAGCGTCACGAAGTAGAGACGTTCCGTGAACTGTTCGACACGGCCGAGGGGACGCTGTACGCCTTCGATCCGCCGGTGCAGTTGCTGTCTTCGTTCGTCGTCGCCGCCTCGCGGTACGACGAGACGACGCCGCCGATCCGCGTGCTGGCGGGCGCGACGACGCTCCGGCGGTTCACCCGCGACTTCGAGGCGGCGGCGACGGCCGCGGAGCTGTCGGCCGAGGGTCGGCTGTCCGTCCGGACGGACGAGACGACGGAGGGGACGACGGTGTTCGCCACCGCCGAGGCCGTGTTCGTCCCCGTGATCGTCGGCGAGGCCGACACCGCGGTCGCGGCCCGGCGGGCGACGTTCGCGGCGGACGTGTTCGAAACCTGCCGACATGCCTGGGAGACGAGAGACCCGTTCCGACTCACTACCCCGTCGTTGTCGACCGTCCGCGAGACGCTGACGACGGAGTTCGGCCGGGCCGCCGCGGCGGACTTCGAGGCGGCGCTGTCGACGGTCACCCGCGCCCCGGACCCGACGGCGTTCGACCCGGCGTCGGTGGTCGTGATGATCGCCGCCCGTCACGAACAGCTCCACTACGACGTGACGCGGTGGGGCAACGAGATCGGACTCGCCAGTAAGGCGACGTTCTCGCGGAAGAAGACGCGGCTGGAGGAGTTGGGTGTCGTCACGACGGACACGGAGTCCGTCCCGACCGGCCGCCCGCGACAACGACTGTCGCTGACGGAACAGTACGAACGGAGAGTCGAGGAGTCGGGAATCGACTCGCTCGTCGCCGCGGTGCTGTACTGA
- the hisS gene encoding histidine--tRNA ligase, whose amino-acid sequence MDGFMVPEKGRNAYTALRHELEGEPLEAAWLREVIDERGKRAARTGVGFDEVSEQVALVNDISETADGSTLRLGFRDYGRLEPRPVFEAAELTTRRIEGYESPSDAYREAGVARFYAGYDELIEGFLAAGAETTVDGFETTVERELSDHGYERVDALGEPVQWAAMGRDGAVPAAPSVVLVPAAFERLGRVLAERTFETVGRVETYAGYARRTDGVAFDDEEQLLADAPTDVAGIYMTVSGSTAAEYGLGVEAVPGAVSRLGVFETRQMTDEITSLKGFYDRYADEFASWRQVIDTVESTAREFGFREVNTPALERTELYRVKSGDELLDQTYTFEDRGGREVTLTPEQTPTRARMVQAKRQELSTPIKWFDTSKRWRYEQVQKGRDREFFQTDIDIFGVESVAADAEIVACAARIYEKLGVRDRVDFLLNDRRLLEAMLRAEGVDNTTQVMQVVDDKEKLSRTEFHDALANVGVDGDTVERIDELTSISGPIAETVSELAERAPDDEATREAVARMEELADRLEAYGVADVCRLDLSIVRGLAYYTGLVFEAFDSEGELRALFGGGRYDDLVGLFGDREVPAVGFAFGYSPTRELLEREGKLPPEEPRTDVYVAAVSDSVSSDAVGLAERLRQESLTVETDLSGRGLGDQLSYADGIAASLTLIVGERDLSNDEVTVRDMTTGDERQVPLAELTDEVLDDLA is encoded by the coding sequence GTGGACGGGTTCATGGTCCCGGAGAAGGGACGAAACGCCTACACGGCGCTGCGACACGAACTCGAGGGTGAGCCGTTAGAGGCGGCCTGGCTCCGCGAGGTGATCGACGAGCGGGGGAAACGCGCCGCCAGGACCGGCGTCGGCTTCGACGAGGTCAGCGAGCAGGTGGCGCTCGTCAACGACATCTCGGAGACGGCCGACGGCAGCACGCTCAGGCTCGGCTTCAGGGACTACGGCCGACTCGAACCGCGGCCGGTGTTCGAGGCGGCGGAGCTGACGACCCGCCGAATCGAGGGGTACGAGTCGCCGAGTGATGCCTACCGCGAGGCCGGCGTGGCGCGTTTCTACGCCGGCTACGACGAGCTGATCGAGGGGTTCCTGGCGGCCGGAGCGGAGACGACCGTCGACGGGTTCGAGACGACGGTCGAACGAGAACTGAGCGACCACGGGTACGAACGCGTCGACGCCCTGGGTGAGCCCGTGCAGTGGGCGGCGATGGGCCGCGACGGCGCGGTACCGGCGGCGCCGTCGGTCGTCCTGGTGCCGGCGGCGTTCGAGCGGCTGGGGCGTGTGCTCGCGGAGCGCACGTTCGAGACGGTCGGCCGCGTCGAGACGTACGCGGGGTACGCCCGGCGGACGGACGGCGTCGCCTTCGACGACGAAGAACAGCTACTCGCAGACGCCCCGACCGACGTGGCGGGGATCTACATGACGGTCTCCGGCTCCACGGCCGCCGAGTACGGCCTCGGGGTCGAGGCGGTGCCGGGGGCGGTCAGCAGACTCGGAGTGTTCGAGACACGACAGATGACAGACGAGATCACGAGCCTGAAGGGCTTCTACGACCGGTACGCCGACGAGTTCGCCTCGTGGCGACAGGTCATCGACACGGTGGAATCGACGGCACGGGAGTTCGGCTTCCGCGAGGTGAACACCCCGGCGCTCGAACGGACGGAGCTGTACAGGGTGAAGTCCGGCGACGAGCTCCTCGACCAGACGTACACGTTCGAGGACCGCGGCGGGCGCGAGGTGACACTCACCCCGGAGCAGACGCCGACCCGTGCGCGGATGGTCCAGGCCAAGCGCCAGGAGTTGTCGACGCCGATCAAGTGGTTCGACACCTCGAAGCGGTGGCGCTACGAGCAGGTCCAGAAGGGGCGCGACCGGGAGTTCTTCCAGACGGACATCGACATCTTCGGGGTGGAGTCCGTCGCGGCCGACGCAGAGATCGTCGCGTGTGCCGCACGGATCTACGAGAAGCTGGGGGTCCGCGACCGCGTCGACTTCCTGCTCAACGACCGCCGGCTGTTGGAGGCGATGTTGCGCGCCGAAGGGGTCGACAACACCACACAGGTGATGCAGGTCGTCGACGACAAAGAGAAGCTGAGCCGGACGGAGTTCCACGACGCGCTGGCGAACGTCGGCGTCGACGGCGACACTGTCGAGCGCATCGACGAGCTCACGTCCATCTCCGGCCCCATCGCGGAGACGGTGTCGGAGTTGGCAGAGCGGGCGCCGGACGACGAGGCGACCCGCGAGGCGGTCGCGCGGATGGAGGAGTTGGCCGACCGGCTGGAGGCGTACGGCGTCGCGGACGTCTGTCGGCTGGACCTGTCTATCGTCCGCGGACTGGCCTACTACACCGGGCTCGTGTTCGAGGCGTTCGACAGCGAAGGGGAGCTCCGGGCGTTGTTCGGCGGCGGCCGCTACGACGACCTCGTCGGGCTGTTCGGCGACCGGGAGGTGCCGGCCGTCGGCTTCGCCTTCGGTTACTCACCCACCCGGGAGCTGTTGGAACGGGAGGGGAAGCTCCCGCCCGAGGAGCCACGGACGGACGTGTACGTCGCGGCCGTCTCCGACTCCGTGTCGTCGGACGCGGTCGGACTGGCCGAACGGCTCCGCCAGGAGAGCCTGACAGTAGAGACGGACCTCTCCGGGCGTGGACTGGGCGACCAACTGTCGTACGCCGACGGAATCGCCGCCTCACTCACCCTGATCGTCGGCGAGCGCGACCTCTCGAACGACGAGGTGACCGTCCGGGACATGACGACCGGCGACGAGCGTCAGGTGCCGCTCGCGGAGCTGACCGACGAGGTGCTCGACGACCTGGCGTGA
- the hemB gene encoding porphobilinogen synthase translates to MFPTDRPRRLRTDGLRSLVSETRLEPTDLIAPVFVDATTDERVPIESMPGHERVPVSEATERVHEVTETGVETVILFGVPESKDARGSRAYADDGVVQRATRRITDETDATVITDVCLCEYTDHGHCGVLEADAETDPTTTVRNDETLDLLARTAVSHAEAGADVVAPSSMTDGMVTAIREGLDDAGHTDVALLSYAAKYESSFYGPFRDAADGAPAFGDRRHYQMDPANAREARREVRLDDQAGADLLMVKPALPYLDIVAETRRQTDRPVAAYNVSGEYAMLHAAAEKGWLDLEATAHESLLSIKRAGADLIVTYFAERVAENL, encoded by the coding sequence ATGTTCCCGACGGACCGCCCGCGTCGCCTGCGGACGGACGGCCTGCGCTCGCTCGTGTCCGAGACACGGCTGGAGCCGACGGACCTGATCGCGCCGGTGTTCGTCGACGCCACGACGGACGAGCGGGTCCCCATCGAGTCGATGCCGGGCCACGAGCGCGTCCCGGTGAGCGAGGCCACAGAGCGCGTCCACGAGGTCACCGAGACCGGCGTGGAGACGGTGATCCTGTTCGGCGTTCCCGAGTCGAAGGACGCCCGCGGCAGCCGGGCGTACGCCGACGACGGCGTCGTCCAGCGCGCGACACGCCGGATCACCGACGAGACGGACGCGACCGTGATCACGGACGTCTGTCTGTGTGAGTACACGGACCACGGCCACTGTGGCGTGCTGGAGGCCGACGCCGAGACGGACCCGACGACGACCGTCCGCAACGACGAGACGCTGGACCTGCTCGCCCGCACGGCCGTCTCGCACGCCGAGGCCGGCGCCGACGTGGTCGCCCCGTCGTCGATGACGGACGGGATGGTGACGGCCATCCGCGAGGGACTGGACGACGCCGGCCACACGGACGTGGCTCTTCTGAGCTACGCCGCAAAGTACGAGTCGTCGTTCTACGGCCCGTTCCGCGACGCCGCCGACGGCGCCCCCGCCTTCGGCGACCGCCGTCACTACCAGATGGACCCCGCGAACGCCCGCGAGGCCCGCCGCGAGGTGCGACTGGACGACCAAGCCGGCGCGGACCTCCTGATGGTCAAGCCCGCGCTCCCGTACCTCGATATCGTCGCCGAGACGCGCCGCCAGACGGACCGCCCCGTCGCCGCCTACAACGTCTCCGGGGAGTACGCCATGCTCCACGCCGCCGCCGAGAAGGGGTGGTTGGATCTGGAGGCGACCGCTCACGAGTCGCTGCTGTCGATCAAACGCGCCGGCGCCGACCTGATCGTCACCTACTTCGCCGAGAGAGTTGCAGAGAATCTGTAG
- a CDS encoding enoyl-CoA hydratase/isomerase family protein yields the protein MIRTETADGVTRVTLDRPAARNALRPTALDELAAAVTEAPTPVVLLSGAGSAFCAGADLDSVASLSEPAAFARRGQRTARRIETADAVVVAGVDGAARGGGVELALACDLRVATPAASFAESGVRHGLFGAWGGTHRLPATVGQTVAADMALTGRTLDASAAARVGLVSRVVDEPSSVATAVADAPADTLARLSTLLTPETRRRERAEAAERRAFAALHAAHVDEIGADREG from the coding sequence GTGATCCGAACGGAGACGGCAGACGGCGTCACCCGCGTCACGCTGGACCGGCCGGCGGCGCGCAACGCCCTCCGACCGACGGCGCTAGACGAGTTGGCCGCGGCGGTCACGGAGGCCCCGACCCCGGTCGTCCTGTTGTCGGGGGCGGGGTCGGCGTTCTGCGCCGGCGCGGACTTAGACAGCGTGGCGTCGCTGTCGGAGCCGGCGGCGTTCGCCCGCCGGGGTCAACGGACGGCCCGACGGATCGAGACCGCAGACGCGGTCGTCGTCGCCGGCGTCGACGGTGCCGCCCGTGGCGGTGGGGTGGAGCTCGCGTTGGCGTGTGACCTGCGGGTGGCGACTCCGGCGGCCAGCTTCGCGGAGTCGGGCGTCCGACACGGGTTGTTCGGCGCGTGGGGAGGGACCCACCGACTCCCGGCCACGGTCGGGCAGACGGTCGCGGCCGACATGGCGCTGACCGGTCGCACGCTCGACGCGTCGGCTGCCGCCCGGGTCGGGCTCGTCTCCCGTGTCGTCGACGAGCCGTCGAGCGTGGCGACGGCCGTCGCCGACGCCCCCGCCGACACGCTGGCGCGACTGTCGACGCTCCTGACGCCGGAGACCCGGCGACGGGAGCGAGCCGAGGCCGCAGAGCGCCGGGCGTTCGCCGCCCTCCACGCTGCCCACGTGGACGAGATCGGAGCCGACCGAGAGGGGTGA
- a CDS encoding DHH family phosphoesterase encodes MTLGEVDPDPSPDTPPVPALADRAAACADRLAAADEVLVCSHIDADGLTSAAVASLALRRAGITFETAFFDQLDETAVAQVAATEYDTVLFTDFGSGQLTAVAEAERRGAFTPVIADHHQPADAETEFHLNPLLFGIDGAAELSGAGAAYVLARALEEAGDTPAATDGGTAVADAGAAGDTPDNRDLAKLAVVGAVGDMQDSGDGLAGANRRIVAEGVAAGVLSEETDLTIYGRQTRPLPKLLEYAGDVQIPGISDDQAGAVEFLQETGIDLKADGDWRRWADLDGEERQTVASALVRRAVSSGVPADRVESLIGTTYVLTDETPGTELRDVSEFSTLLNATARYDRADVGLAVCLGDRGAALERARTLLQQHRRNLSEGVDLIQTEGTERADNLQWFDAGTRIRETIVGIVAGMAVGSDGIPRSVPILAFAETEGGDLKVSARATGRLVARGLDLSTVMSEAAAAVDGEGGGHDVAAGATIPGDERETFLDRADEIVDRQLG; translated from the coding sequence ATGACACTCGGCGAAGTCGACCCGGACCCGTCGCCCGACACGCCGCCGGTGCCGGCGCTCGCGGACCGCGCGGCCGCGTGCGCGGACCGGCTGGCCGCGGCCGACGAGGTGTTGGTCTGTTCACACATCGACGCGGACGGGCTGACGAGCGCCGCGGTGGCGTCTTTGGCGCTCCGGCGGGCGGGGATCACCTTCGAGACGGCCTTCTTCGATCAACTCGACGAGACGGCCGTCGCGCAGGTCGCGGCGACGGAGTACGACACCGTCCTGTTCACGGACTTCGGCAGCGGGCAGTTGACCGCCGTCGCCGAGGCGGAGCGCCGCGGGGCGTTCACGCCCGTGATCGCCGACCACCACCAGCCCGCCGACGCGGAGACGGAGTTCCACCTCAACCCGCTCCTGTTCGGGATCGACGGCGCCGCGGAGCTGTCGGGTGCCGGCGCGGCGTACGTCCTCGCCCGAGCGCTGGAGGAGGCCGGCGACACGCCGGCTGCGACGGACGGCGGCACGGCGGTCGCGGACGCCGGGGCCGCCGGCGACACGCCGGACAACCGCGACCTGGCGAAGCTGGCCGTCGTCGGCGCCGTCGGCGACATGCAGGACTCCGGCGACGGCCTCGCCGGCGCCAACCGCCGGATCGTCGCCGAGGGGGTCGCCGCCGGCGTGCTCAGCGAGGAGACGGACCTGACGATCTACGGCCGGCAGACCCGACCGTTGCCGAAGCTGCTGGAGTACGCCGGCGACGTACAGATCCCGGGAATCTCCGACGACCAGGCGGGTGCCGTCGAGTTCCTCCAGGAGACCGGGATCGACCTGAAGGCGGACGGGGACTGGCGCCGCTGGGCGGACTTGGACGGCGAGGAGCGCCAGACGGTCGCCAGCGCGCTCGTCCGCCGGGCGGTCAGCTCCGGGGTGCCGGCCGACCGCGTCGAGTCGCTGATCGGGACGACGTACGTGCTCACCGACGAGACGCCCGGCACGGAGCTCCGGGACGTGTCGGAGTTCTCGACGCTGCTGAACGCGACCGCGCGGTACGACCGGGCGGACGTGGGGCTGGCCGTCTGTCTGGGCGACCGGGGAGCGGCGTTGGAACGGGCTCGCACGCTGCTGCAACAACACCGGCGGAACCTCTCGGAGGGGGTGGACCTGATCCAGACGGAGGGAACGGAACGGGCGGACAACCTCCAGTGGTTCGACGCCGGCACGCGCATCCGGGAGACGATCGTCGGGATCGTCGCCGGCATGGCCGTCGGGAGCGACGGGATCCCGCGTTCGGTGCCGATCCTGGCGTTCGCGGAGACGGAGGGGGGCGACCTGAAGGTGTCCGCACGGGCGACGGGACGGCTCGTCGCTCGCGGGCTCGACCTCTCGACGGTGATGTCGGAGGCGGCCGCGGCGGTCGACGGCGAAGGTGGTGGACACGACGTGGCCGCGGGCGCGACGATCCCGGGTGACGAGAGAGAGACGTTTCTGGACCGCGCCGACGAGATCGTCGACCGCCAACTGGGGTGA
- a CDS encoding RAD55 family ATPase — protein sequence MVETVPTGVTGLDEILNGGLVKDSTVLVSGNPGTGKSLFGIQYLYTGVTEHDERGIYISFEEDAEAIEEAAASIGFEEFGDFVDEGEIQIYDKTEMLRESDFNATLETLLEDFADTSYDRLVLDSLTMFQLFFDDEAEERTYLLKFSDILKRNGLTSLLINEQGAVFPETEIGLENFLTDGNVYFIQTPTEDGVNRYVWVAKMRKQNIDTDIFPMEIADGGITVYDKASGFSMMGGDDPAAGF from the coding sequence ATGGTCGAGACGGTACCCACGGGCGTCACGGGGCTAGACGAGATTCTCAACGGTGGGTTGGTGAAAGACTCGACGGTCCTCGTCAGCGGGAACCCGGGCACCGGCAAGAGCCTGTTCGGGATACAGTACCTCTACACCGGGGTGACGGAACACGACGAGCGCGGGATCTACATCTCCTTCGAGGAGGACGCCGAGGCGATCGAGGAGGCGGCCGCCTCCATCGGCTTCGAGGAGTTCGGCGACTTCGTCGACGAGGGGGAGATACAGATCTACGACAAGACGGAGATGCTCCGGGAGAGCGACTTCAACGCCACGCTGGAGACGCTGTTGGAGGACTTCGCGGACACGAGCTACGATCGGCTCGTGTTGGACTCGCTGACGATGTTCCAGCTGTTCTTCGACGACGAGGCCGAAGAACGGACGTACCTCCTGAAGTTCTCCGACATCCTCAAGCGCAACGGGCTCACGTCGCTCCTGATCAACGAACAGGGGGCGGTGTTCCCGGAGACGGAGATCGGGCTGGAGAACTTCCTGACGGACGGCAACGTCTACTTCATCCAGACGCCGACGGAAGACGGCGTCAACCGGTACGTCTGGGTGGCGAAGATGCGCAAACAGAACATCGACACGGACATCTTCCCGATGGAGATCGCCGACGGCGGGATCACCGTCTACGACAAGGCCAGCGGCTTCTCGATGATGGGCGGCGACGACCCGGCCGCCGGCTTCTGA
- a CDS encoding helix-turn-helix domain-containing protein — MAEEDEDIIQVLGNKYNPEILDATGEPKSAQELSDELEVPIATCYRRINELEETDLLELHDRPLSDEHRRIKVYRRCVDSIEVTFRNGLEVDLEERSEVQNKLDQVWRTMTEG; from the coding sequence ATGGCCGAGGAAGACGAGGACATCATCCAGGTGCTGGGGAACAAGTACAACCCGGAGATCCTCGACGCCACCGGGGAGCCGAAGTCGGCACAGGAGCTGTCGGACGAACTGGAGGTACCGATTGCGACCTGCTACCGGCGGATCAACGAACTCGAGGAGACGGACCTCCTGGAGCTCCACGACCGGCCGTTGTCCGACGAACACCGCCGGATCAAGGTGTACCGCCGGTGTGTCGACTCCATCGAGGTGACGTTCCGGAACGGACTGGAAGTGGACCTGGAAGAACGCTCCGAGGTGCAGAACAAGCTCGACCAGGTGTGGCGAACGATGACGGAGGGGTAG
- a CDS encoding thiol-disulfide oxidoreductase DCC family protein, with protein sequence MNDETASDGGEPDASGVDADTVLSTVDGPILLFDGVCNLCNRTVRFVVDHDGDGRVSFAPLQSPVGEALLERVGLPTETMDSVVLIEGERVSRKSDAALRVTRYLDDPLPAARLFELVPAPLRDAGYDMVAEHRYRVFGRKESCPVPDAETRERFLDGSFD encoded by the coding sequence GTGAACGACGAGACTGCCAGCGACGGCGGCGAGCCGGACGCGAGCGGCGTCGACGCCGACACGGTGCTGTCGACGGTCGACGGCCCCATCCTCCTGTTCGACGGCGTCTGCAACCTGTGTAACCGGACGGTTCGGTTCGTGGTCGACCACGACGGCGACGGCCGGGTGTCGTTCGCCCCGCTCCAGTCGCCGGTCGGCGAGGCGTTGCTGGAACGGGTCGGGCTGCCGACGGAGACGATGGACTCCGTCGTCCTGATCGAGGGGGAGCGCGTCTCCCGGAAGTCCGACGCCGCGCTCCGGGTCACCCGGTACCTCGACGACCCGTTGCCGGCGGCGCGGTTGTTCGAGCTCGTGCCGGCGCCTCTCCGGGACGCCGGCTACGACATGGTGGCAGAACACCGCTACCGTGTGTTCGGCCGGAAGGAGTCGTGTCCGGTGCCGGACGCGGAGACCCGCGAACGGTTCCTCGACGGCTCGTTCGACTGA
- a CDS encoding aconitate hydratase, with protein MGQTITEKILDDHLVDGELETGEEIGIDVDQVLTQDTTGTMVWLQFEALEMDEVQTELAAQYCDHQTYQFDFKNTDDHRFLRSAAGTYGAYFSRPGNGICHQVHKENFAAPGKTLLGSDSHTPTPGGLGQLAIGAGGLDIAVAMGGGAYYVEMPEVVNVHLTGELPEWATAKDVILKLLQDLTVKGGVDKVLEYTGPGVESLSIPERTTITNMGTELGATSSIFPTDEQTREWLEEFDREDEFVDLSADDDAAYADTIEVDLSELEPLISKPSMPDNVVPVSEVAGEEVSQVIVGSCTNGAYEDILPAAKMLESENVNPKTEMIVAPGSKQASEMLAREGWTAEMMAAGVNFSEATCGACIGIGHVPASDSVSLRTFNRNFEGRSGIEDDSVFLCSPEVAAAAAITGEITDPRELDMEAPGFEMGEGYSAGYGADDPDIIAPDQSVDDDLIKGPNIGDVPLKEELGSDVAGETLLKMGDNITTDHITPANAEALKFRSNIPKYADFTLTRIDSSFPDRAREAERGVLVAGENYGQGSSREHAALCPMFLGVEAVLAQSFARIHHANLFNFGLVPLEIDEDTYERIEQGDDVEIVDDVEAGVRDGQEEFTVRVNDDWEATGTLDASEREREILAAGGKLSWTKERYGGGSSDAAPADD; from the coding sequence ATGGGTCAGACGATCACAGAGAAGATCCTCGACGATCACCTCGTGGACGGCGAGCTGGAGACCGGCGAGGAGATCGGGATCGACGTCGATCAGGTTCTCACACAGGACACCACCGGAACCATGGTCTGGCTCCAGTTCGAGGCGCTGGAGATGGACGAGGTTCAGACGGAGCTGGCGGCACAGTACTGTGACCACCAGACGTACCAGTTCGACTTCAAGAACACGGACGACCACCGTTTCCTGCGGTCTGCGGCGGGCACCTACGGGGCGTACTTCTCCCGGCCCGGCAACGGGATCTGTCACCAGGTCCACAAGGAGAACTTCGCCGCCCCCGGCAAGACGCTGCTGGGCTCGGACAGCCACACGCCGACGCCGGGGGGACTCGGCCAGCTCGCCATCGGCGCGGGTGGGCTCGACATCGCCGTCGCCATGGGCGGTGGCGCCTACTACGTCGAGATGCCGGAGGTCGTCAACGTCCACCTCACCGGTGAACTGCCGGAGTGGGCGACGGCCAAGGACGTGATCCTGAAGCTGCTCCAGGACCTCACCGTCAAGGGTGGGGTCGACAAGGTGCTGGAGTACACCGGCCCGGGCGTCGAGAGCCTCTCGATCCCGGAGCGGACGACGATCACGAACATGGGGACGGAGCTGGGGGCGACCTCTTCCATCTTCCCGACGGACGAACAGACCCGCGAGTGGCTCGAGGAGTTCGACCGCGAAGACGAGTTCGTCGACCTCTCGGCCGACGACGACGCGGCGTACGCCGACACCATCGAGGTCGACCTCTCGGAGCTGGAGCCGTTGATCTCCAAGCCGTCGATGCCGGACAACGTCGTCCCGGTGAGCGAGGTCGCGGGCGAGGAGGTCAGCCAGGTCATCGTCGGCTCCTGTACGAACGGCGCCTACGAGGACATTCTCCCGGCCGCCAAGATGCTGGAGTCGGAGAACGTCAACCCGAAGACGGAGATGATCGTCGCACCCGGCTCGAAGCAGGCCAGCGAGATGCTCGCCCGCGAGGGGTGGACCGCCGAGATGATGGCCGCCGGGGTCAACTTCTCGGAGGCCACCTGCGGCGCCTGCATCGGGATCGGTCACGTCCCGGCCAGCGACTCCGTCTCGCTGCGGACGTTCAACCGTAACTTCGAGGGTCGCTCCGGAATCGAGGACGACTCCGTGTTCCTCTGTTCCCCGGAGGTCGCCGCCGCCGCGGCGATCACCGGCGAGATCACGGACCCGCGCGAACTGGACATGGAGGCGCCCGGCTTCGAGATGGGCGAAGGGTACTCCGCCGGCTACGGCGCCGACGACCCGGACATCATCGCGCCCGACCAGTCCGTCGACGACGACCTCATCAAGGGGCCGAACATCGGCGACGTGCCCCTGAAGGAGGAGCTCGGGAGCGACGTGGCCGGCGAGACGCTCCTGAAGATGGGCGACAACATCACCACGGACCACATCACCCCCGCGAACGCGGAGGCGCTGAAGTTCCGTTCGAACATCCCGAAGTACGCGGACTTCACGCTCACCCGGATCGATTCCTCGTTCCCGGACCGCGCCCGCGAGGCGGAACGCGGCGTGTTGGTCGCCGGCGAGAACTACGGACAGGGCTCCTCGCGCGAGCACGCGGCGCTTTGTCCGATGTTCCTCGGCGTCGAGGCCGTGTTGGCCCAGAGCTTCGCCCGCATCCACCACGCGAACCTGTTCAACTTCGGGCTCGTCCCGTTGGAGATCGACGAGGACACCTACGAACGGATCGAGCAGGGTGACGACGTGGAGATCGTCGACGACGTCGAGGCGGGCGTCCGCGACGGCCAAGAGGAGTTCACCGTCCGCGTGAACGACGATTGGGAGGCGACGGGCACTCTGGACGCCTCCGAGCGCGAACGGGAGATCCTCGCGGCCGGCGGGAAGCTCTCGTGGACGAAGGAGCGCTACGGCGGCGGCAGCAGCGACGCCGCGCCCGCCGACGACTGA